Genomic window (Spirosoma sp. KCTC 42546):
GTTAAAAACCGTGCATTAACAAATATTTCTTTTTTCATGTTGATTATTTTCTCCAACAGATCCGTCATAAATATATACAATTTAAAGTAATTCTGTCATTTCATTGAGATTATAGTTACTTTATATTTATTATTAATTAGTGGGCAACAATAAAATAAATTTCCTTAAATTCTATATTTTTTAATTCTTTTTAGTATTGGTCCAGGCAACTTAACCCTATTGGCAATAGGAGCTACTGTATATCCAAAAATGAAAATAAACTTACCTTTCCAGTCTACGAGTTTGAAGTAACGCCATTTAGTTACAAGAGGAAATTCACTGCCGGCTTTTTGCCACATTAATGCATGCTTGTAGATTGAAAAATATGGGTGGTTTAAATAACATGCATAGAAAGCCTGCCGTCTAATATTGTGCCATTCAATTAAGTAAAAAGTATTTATTGCGGCAGCCATGACCTTTAAAAAAGTATAATCATAAGTAGCTGCTCCAGCAGCTACAACAAGCTTATGACGCGCAACATAAATACTTACTGGCTTCTTATACAAACCAATATAAAATGTCATTGCTGGCAACAGATTAACTATGTTTGTATAGGAAATTCTGATTTGAGCTTGAAACAGATCTGTTTTAAAAATACTACCTGGAACAAAAGTTGGTACACTTAAGCATGGGAATCCTTTCTTTATTAAATTCTCCGGTGTATCATACATACCTCCTTTAGGCCAAATAAATGTTTCAGACCAACCAACCATAACGGCTACGGCCTCCTCCTTAGCTAGTTCTATTAAAACGTCATTGCAGTCAGTAAAATCATAATAATCATCATCGCAGAGAATCCATGTATAGATTCCATTGCTTAACTCCGCTGCGCGCAATACATTAGCATCGGCACCAATATTAATTTTATTTTTTATGTAATTTAAATTAGAGAAATCACCTTTATATTTTAAAAATATTTCATGTGTATTATCTATAGAGCAGTTATCAAGAATAGTAATCGAAAATTTTGAAAATGGGCATTCTATTAGCTGGCATAACGTATTATCAAGGTGTTGAGCACGGTTATATGTAATAATGAACAGCTCAAGTAATTCTCTTTGTTTAGACTCCATGCCATTCGTTCTTTTTTGTAACAAAAATATAGTATCCTCCTAAACCACCTATCAAAGCAGTTAGAACCGTATATCCCAGTACCATCCCTGTTATACCAAAATAATGGCCCATAATAATAGAAGAAAACGCACAAAGTATCCCGTTTAGCACTGAAATTAGTAGAAATGGCTCTTGTTTGTGGCAGCGTAAATAAGTAGCCCAAGAAAAAATAATTTGATTTATAAAAGTAGCCAAACACAAAAAAAGAATTTGTGTTAAAGGTAAAAATCTATCACGAAGCGAGGTGTTAAACACATTAATAGATTCTATCATCACTATAAATAGTGTCAGTAATACGACACTAACGATCATAAGTTGGCGAAGAGTTGTTTCAAAAACAGAATCTAATTCTTTGTAGTTTTTACGGGCTATTAATGATGAGAATAACGTTATTTTCGTACTGACCCAACTCATTGAAATAGTTGATACTCCATTTAAAGCAGCTAAAGTCATACCCATTTGCCCAGCAACAACGGCCCCTTGTGTGGCAAAAAGAATAGGATTAAATAGTTGCACTAATAAATATCCACTTATCCAACTAAGTGCAATTTTATATTGGTAAGGAAAAATTTCTTTCCGATAAGAAACTTTCCAAAGACTTGCGTGTCTATATATAGTGAGAAGGAGCTGCTTTCTATAGGAAAAAACAATACTAGAACTCAAAAAGAGAAAAGACACTAAACTCGCTATTCCTTGTGCATAAAGTCCACCTTTGGTTCCTAAAATTATAAGTACGGTAATTATTGAAATAATCTGCTGTTTCATTCTGAATTGGGCCACTTCTTTGACTTGCCCTAAACCCTCTAAAAATGCTAATATCGGATTGACTATTAATAATAATGCTGTCGATAAAGATACAATCACCCATGGCCACTGCCAGTGGACTGTACTTGAATTGACTTTATAAGTAGAGAAAAAAGTAAATCCGCCTGCTACTAACACAACGAAAAGCAAAGCTGACAGAATGCCGAATACGTTAAAACAAAGGGCAAGAAGTGAGGCAAGTCTCGACAGGTTTTCCGGCGGTCCGGACAGTTCAGATGCAGAAAGCCAACGAACATTAATGGCCTCGTGGGCAACATACTGCGTAATAATCGATGTAAGGCCTAATTCAAAAAAAACTTGTACAGCTAAAAGACTACCAAACGTATAATAGTACCCTTGTTCTTCTTTTGTCAAAAATAAAGATATAAGGCCAATTGTGATCAACCCTCCGCCTGCCTGAAGTCCTCTGGCCAATATAGTATAGAGTATAGATAAATCTATTCCCAACGCTCCCCGGATGGTTGCTGCCAATGCTTTCAAAACTTATATTATTAGTCCAGCCAACCCTCTCAAATAATTTTGTGTACCAGCTACTCCAATAAATAAATCGGGTATTGCCACTCGCTTAACAACTGGAATTTTAGTAATCACTGCTTGTTGATATAGATCATGCAGACCTTCTAGAATAGCCGATCCAAAGCCAGCACTCCGCTGATGTTCCTCAATAGTTATAATCCGATCATATTCCCTGGTTAATTGAGCGAGAGTCGCCAAATCTAGTGGTTTTATAAATGGAACACTCAACAAGCCAAATCCGGATTGGCTATTTAGAATGGTATCATAGCAGTATTTCAGCATAGCACCTGTCGAAAGTACGACCGTGTTCATGCCTGAGAGAACCGGTATAAATTTCCCCCATTCAATCACTTTGTCTGCTTGATGCACGATCGGCTCCCCAGCTTTACCTAAACGCAAATAAGCCGGTACACTTGTATTACACAGCATTGTAGTAATTTGCCTAGCTTCTAGAGGGTCGGCAGGGGCAATAACGTTTAGATTTGGAATAGTTCGCATCATACCCAGTTCTTCAGTTGTATGGTGTGACACTCCTAGAGGGCCATAGGCATAGCCTCCGCCTACAGCCACAACTTTAACGCTGGCTTCATGATAGCAAACATCATAGCGAATTTGCTCCATGCATCGTAGTGTTGGGAAATTTCCAATCGAATACGTAAATACATTATAACCCTCCCTAGCTAGTCCAACAGCAATTCCGGTCATATTCTGCTCGGCAATTCCAACATTTAGGTAACGATCAGGAAATTGTTGGGCAAAGGGTTCTACAACCGAATAGCCTAAATCCCCCACTAACAAAAATATATTTTCATGAAGCATAGCTTCACGGACAAGTTGCTCAATAAAGGCTGTTCGCATAATTAAGATTCTAATTGCTGCATCGCCTGATCAAACTGGGTTTGATTCGGTGACTTATAATGCCAGGCTAGCTGATTTTCCATAAAATCAACGCCTTTCCCTTTAATCGTATGGGCAATAATTACTTTGGGTTTAGCAGATGAAACCTGTGTAGACAGTGCATTAAAAATGGCAGAATGATCGTGGCCATCAATTTCAGAGACGTCCCAGCCAAAACTGTCAAATTTAGCCGCAAGTGGTTCAAGTTTAAGCACATCGGAAACTGCTCCTAAACTCTGAATTTTATTATAGTCAATTATAAGAGTCAAATTATCCAGTGCATGATGGGGTGCAAACAAAATGGCTTCCAAATTTGAGCCTTCGTCTAATTCACCATCGCTCAGCACACAATAAACATTCCAAGGTGCTAACTTCCGCTTTCCAGCTAATGCAACGCCACAAGCTACTGACAGAGCATGGCCGAGGCTACCTGTTGATAATTCGATACCCGGCACTTTGTGATTAACATGAGTTGTAAAATAACTGCCGTTAGTAGAAAACGCGCTCAATTGCTCTTCCGAAAAAAAACCTGCTTCTTTTAGCACTGCATACAAGGCTGTACAGGCATGGCCTTTACTATAAAAGAACCTATCTCGATTGGTATACTCCGGATTTCCGGCATCGTAATGAAGCACCCGGGCATACAGTACAGATAGTACATCAGCTACTGAAAACGCCCCGCCTATGTGAGATGCATTGGCGGCATAAACCAGTTTAAGGCAGGTTTTCCTGACATCTCTGGCCAATACAATTGAATCCTGATTTGTCATTTTACGAAATATGACAAGTGCGTTGTGAAGGGAAATCGTTTCAGTTCGACTTTTGTTAGATCAAATGCCTCTAGAAAAGCAACCGTTTCCCCAGGATACGATTTACAATTTAGTTCGTCAAAAGCAACGATGCCACCTTTCACAACCCGTCCAAAAAGAGCTTGTAAAGCGGCTTTAGTAGGTAGATATATATCAAAATCCAGATATAGTAGGCTGATCAGTAAATGTGGATTTTTCTCAATATATTCTGGGATTGTTTCGCATGCATCACCTTTCACCAGTTCAACTTTACCAACATGGCTCAATGGCCGATTTTGGTCATGAATGGCAATCAAAGAAGCAAGATCCTTCTCAACTGTAGACGAAACTGCGAGACCACCAGTATGTAGATGTTCTGAGGTACCTGTAGCAGTGTCACTTTCATCAAGTTCTGGAAAACCAGAAAACGTATCGAAGCCAATAATTTTCCTTGTGTGGTTATAAGGTTCTAGTATAGATGAGCAATGGTGCCAAGTCATAGTGCCACTACCTATGAAAACGCCACATTCAACTATACTGCCATTAACGTTAACGATTTGCTTGAAAATTTCATATTTGGCCATAAAATAAGCGATGTCCTGTCTACGAACCCATAGTGGAAATGCCTGTAATTTATAGGCAAGAGAAAGTTCTGAATTTTCAAAGGCTGAAAAAAGATTATTGAAGATCGTTTGCTCTTCAGATTTATACAAGCCCTGATTCTGTTGAGGTTGTTCCATTGCTCTATTCATTATTTTTTAAGATATCCAACATGGAAACTATACTACTATCAGCGTAGCCCATTTTGGCTAAATCCTGTTTTATTTCGCTCATATAGCCAAAACTAAACACAATAGCTTCATCAACTGGTTGTTCCGATAGATGTGTGATTTCGTAGACACCAATATGTGATTTTGGTGTGAATACACCACTCTGTTTGGGTTTTTTATCGACCAGATATGCTAGCTGGCCTGCGTTTCTTACGGCAGCTAATGTCATCACACCTCTTCCTCCAGCTCCGTAACCGGCTATCGTTTTCCCTTCATCGGTTTTTTTGGTAATATAGGCCTCAAAATTCCGAATGCCTTGCTGGATTTTAGCAGCTTCCTCATCATAAAACTTAGTATGAGTGTAATCTGCTAGTGGGTAAGAATCAATGGTTTTGGAGGCAAAATCTGAACCAGCCAGCGACATGACGAATATCAGTGAGTTAGCACGACGTTCGTTCTCTGGCAATACATCAAATTCAATAATTTCAAATCCATTCCGTTTGGCTAGGGAAATTGCAGTGTTTTTTGTCAGATAGATGGAGTGTTCATGTTCAAATAGACAGTATTCCTGTCTTTCAAATATTTTTTCCAAATCATGGTTTTCAATTACTAAAATACCCGTCTTTTTATTGAGGATTTTTTTCACTCCGTTCAAAAAGCCGATTGGATCGGGAATATGGTCGAATGTATATGATAAAAGTATAATATCGACTTCTTTAAAATCATCTGGCAATGTATCGATTGCTTCTTCTGTAAAAAGACCTTGTACAGACGAAATTCCTTTCGATGCAGCCACTTCAACTAAGTAGGATGAAGGTTCATAACCTAACACCTTACACCCTAATTCTTTAAATGGAACTAACTGCTCACCATCGCCAGAACCAACCTCAAGAACTTTTAAGCCTTGTGCGTTTTGGTAATAAGTCGCACATAATTTTTTGGCCATATTTTGCATAAAGGTTGAAGCGAATAAGGACGCACCAACTGAGTATTGATAGTCTTCATAATATTCATCAACTGATACATCATGCTGCGTTTGAACAGTATGACAGTCCTGACAGAAGTAAATTTCGATTGGATATAAGAATTCACTGCCGATGGCTTCTTTCTTTAAAAAATCATCAGTAAAAGGCATATCATCTAATTTAAGGAACTTATGAAGATTAGATGATTGACAAACCCGGCAGGTATTGTTTAATTTTTTTACAGCGTATTTCATCCTATTTTTAGCTTTCAATGTAAAAATATTGAGCAATAGATTAATTTACCGAAAAACAAATAGCCACTTCTTCACATTATCTGTTAAAGTATCCAGATGTATTAAGTAGCAGAGTTACCTTTAAATTAATCGACTACGAAACGGCAATTATTCTTTTGAGGCCCTCTTCTATATTAACTTCAGGGGTCCAGCCTGTCAATTGCCGAATTTTTGATGTATCAGCTTCGAGATGCATCACTTGGTCCGACCGATAAGGAACAGCCCCATAGTCAACTTTTATATCCGGGTTGATATTTTGTTTGATTAATTCAACAACCGACTTCAGTGAAATAGCCTGGCCACTACCAATGTTGAATATACCAGGCATTTCTTTATAAAGCACGCTCACTATAGCCCGGGCGGCATCATCTACATATAGGTAGTCCCATAACTGTTCGCACTTGGTCAGTTTAGGTGTTTTTCCTTTTTTCAATTCAGAAATTATATAAGGTATAAACCAGCTAGGTTCATCACCTATACCGTAGGTAGAAAATACCCTAATCCAACTTCCTTTCATATTTAAACTCTCACTCAGGCCGAGGGCCGCCCAACAAGAGGCCAACTTAGCCTTTCCATAAAGTGTAGTGGGTAATGTAGGCGCGGTTTCAGCGACCTTATGGTTGGGGTTTCCATACTCTGCCTGAGAGCCTATACCGACCCAATGTCTACATCCTACAGCATGAGCCAGTTCAACTGAATGTAATGTAAACGGTAGGTTTTGGGTGATTTGAAATGGTTCATTCCGATCATTTCCTCCCACACCCTTCCAGGCAATATGAATAAATGCATCAGGGTTATATGCGGCCAGCGTTTCTTTCAGTTCATTCTGGTCTAAATTCTGATAATAAATGGTCTGGTACTTAGCCACCCCCTTTATACGCTCTTGATTTGATTCGTTTCGGAGTAGCACTACTGCTTCATGCCCGTCGCTGACTAGTTGTTTCAATACCGCTGATCCAATAAAACCAGTTGCGCCTGTAAGTGCGATTTTTGTCATAACTCCATATAGTCCTGAATCTGACCTTTTGTAAAATCTGCAATCTGCTTTCCACCTTCAAAATAGCATTTAAACCAATCTAATGACATTTGTATAGCCTGAGTCGAGTTGTATTTGGGTTTCCAGCCGAGTTCGTTCAAGGTTTTATTAATATCAAGTTTCAACAAGCCTGCTTCGTGCGGCTGGGCATTGTTCTGAATTGGTTCGTAGTTTCCCTTACCCCAAATTTCTACAGCAATTTTAACTAATTCCTTAACCGTCAAGCAATCGGCAGTAGATGGCCCAAAATTCCAAGCTCCATCAAATAAAGCGGGATTATAAGCCATTTTAGTTCCTAAAAGCAAATATCCACTAATTGGCTCTAACACATGTTGCCAAGGACGTACTGCGTTTGGATTCCGAACAGGTATAGAAACATCATTTTGTAAAGCGCGCACAATATCAGGGATAATACGATCTTTTGACCAATCTCCCCCACCGATTACATTACCAGCCCGAGCTGATGCAATGGATTTTTTATGTTCGCTATAAATGGCAGGATTAAAGAATGAATTACGATAGGACGAAATCACAAGTTCGGCGGTTGCTTTACTGGCGCTATAAGGGTCATAGCCGCCTAATCGATCTGACTCCCGGTACGGATAATGCCATTCTTTATTTTCATACACCTTATCAGTCGTAATCAGTATGACGGTACATGGTTTGCGCAACTGCCGTACGGCGTCCAATAGGTATACAGTCCCTAAAGTATTGACTTCAAAGGTTTCAGCGGGTATTTCATACGAACGCCTAACGAGGGGCTGTGCAGCTAAATGAAAAATAAAATCAGGTTGAAATTCAATAATTTCCTTTTGAAGCCTATCTGCATCACGAATGTCTGCGATTATAGACTGACATAATTGATCGCCCTGGATGTCATTATAAAGACCATGCTGCTCTGCTTGGAGCGAGTAGCCTTTAACTTCT
Coding sequences:
- a CDS encoding glycosyltransferase family 2 protein; protein product: MESKQRELLELFIITYNRAQHLDNTLCQLIECPFSKFSITILDNCSIDNTHEIFLKYKGDFSNLNYIKNKINIGADANVLRAAELSNGIYTWILCDDDYYDFTDCNDVLIELAKEEAVAVMVGWSETFIWPKGGMYDTPENLIKKGFPCLSVPTFVPGSIFKTDLFQAQIRISYTNIVNLLPAMTFYIGLYKKPVSIYVARHKLVVAAGAATYDYTFLKVMAAAINTFYLIEWHNIRRQAFYACYLNHPYFSIYKHALMWQKAGSEFPLVTKWRYFKLVDWKGKFIFIFGYTVAPIANRVKLPGPILKRIKKYRI
- a CDS encoding transketolase family protein, translating into MRTAFIEQLVREAMLHENIFLLVGDLGYSVVEPFAQQFPDRYLNVGIAEQNMTGIAVGLAREGYNVFTYSIGNFPTLRCMEQIRYDVCYHEASVKVVAVGGGYAYGPLGVSHHTTEELGMMRTIPNLNVIAPADPLEARQITTMLCNTSVPAYLRLGKAGEPIVHQADKVIEWGKFIPVLSGMNTVVLSTGAMLKYCYDTILNSQSGFGLLSVPFIKPLDLATLAQLTREYDRIITIEEHQRSAGFGSAILEGLHDLYQQAVITKIPVVKRVAIPDLFIGVAGTQNYLRGLAGLII
- a CDS encoding transketolase produces the protein MTNQDSIVLARDVRKTCLKLVYAANASHIGGAFSVADVLSVLYARVLHYDAGNPEYTNRDRFFYSKGHACTALYAVLKEAGFFSEEQLSAFSTNGSYFTTHVNHKVPGIELSTGSLGHALSVACGVALAGKRKLAPWNVYCVLSDGELDEGSNLEAILFAPHHALDNLTLIIDYNKIQSLGAVSDVLKLEPLAAKFDSFGWDVSEIDGHDHSAIFNALSTQVSSAKPKVIIAHTIKGKGVDFMENQLAWHYKSPNQTQFDQAMQQLES
- a CDS encoding TylF/MycF family methyltransferase; protein product: MEQPQQNQGLYKSEEQTIFNNLFSAFENSELSLAYKLQAFPLWVRRQDIAYFMAKYEIFKQIVNVNGSIVECGVFIGSGTMTWHHCSSILEPYNHTRKIIGFDTFSGFPELDESDTATGTSEHLHTGGLAVSSTVEKDLASLIAIHDQNRPLSHVGKVELVKGDACETIPEYIEKNPHLLISLLYLDFDIYLPTKAALQALFGRVVKGGIVAFDELNCKSYPGETVAFLEAFDLTKVELKRFPFTTHLSYFVK
- a CDS encoding class I SAM-dependent methyltransferase, translating into MKYAVKKLNNTCRVCQSSNLHKFLKLDDMPFTDDFLKKEAIGSEFLYPIEIYFCQDCHTVQTQHDVSVDEYYEDYQYSVGASLFASTFMQNMAKKLCATYYQNAQGLKVLEVGSGDGEQLVPFKELGCKVLGYEPSSYLVEVAASKGISSVQGLFTEEAIDTLPDDFKEVDIILLSYTFDHIPDPIGFLNGVKKILNKKTGILVIENHDLEKIFERQEYCLFEHEHSIYLTKNTAISLAKRNGFEIIEFDVLPENERRANSLIFVMSLAGSDFASKTIDSYPLADYTHTKFYDEEAAKIQQGIRNFEAYITKKTDEGKTIAGYGAGGRGVMTLAAVRNAGQLAYLVDKKPKQSGVFTPKSHIGVYEITHLSEQPVDEAIVFSFGYMSEIKQDLAKMGYADSSIVSMLDILKNNE
- a CDS encoding NAD(P)-dependent oxidoreductase, which codes for MTKIALTGATGFIGSAVLKQLVSDGHEAVVLLRNESNQERIKGVAKYQTIYYQNLDQNELKETLAAYNPDAFIHIAWKGVGGNDRNEPFQITQNLPFTLHSVELAHAVGCRHWVGIGSQAEYGNPNHKVAETAPTLPTTLYGKAKLASCWAALGLSESLNMKGSWIRVFSTYGIGDEPSWFIPYIISELKKGKTPKLTKCEQLWDYLYVDDAARAIVSVLYKEMPGIFNIGSGQAISLKSVVELIKQNINPDIKVDYGAVPYRSDQVMHLEADTSKIRQLTGWTPEVNIEEGLKRIIAVS
- the rfbG gene encoding CDP-glucose 4,6-dehydratase; amino-acid sequence: MVVHQYKDTYQYKKVFLTGHTGFKGSWLLYWLHLLGAEVKGYSLQAEQHGLYNDIQGDQLCQSIIADIRDADRLQKEIIEFQPDFIFHLAAQPLVRRSYEIPAETFEVNTLGTVYLLDAVRQLRKPCTVILITTDKVYENKEWHYPYRESDRLGGYDPYSASKATAELVISSYRNSFFNPAIYSEHKKSIASARAGNVIGGGDWSKDRIIPDIVRALQNDVSIPVRNPNAVRPWQHVLEPISGYLLLGTKMAYNPALFDGAWNFGPSTADCLTVKELVKIAVEIWGKGNYEPIQNNAQPHEAGLLKLDINKTLNELGWKPKYNSTQAIQMSLDWFKCYFEGGKQIADFTKGQIQDYMEL